Genomic DNA from Paenibacillus borealis:
AAAGAGGAAGAGTTATTTGTTCACCCGCGAATGAAGGATTGTAAGGATGGCAGCATGATTTTTGAGGTGACAGTAAATAACGAAAAAGAGTTTATCCGGTGGATTCTGCAGTACGGGCCTGCTGCTGAAATATTAGAGCCAGCTTCAGTACGAGAAACGTTAAAAGCTCAATTGGCTCTGTGGACTGAAATGTATAAATAAGACTAAGCAGGAACGGCTAAATTTTACTCGAAATAAACAAGGTAGGAAGGATGTGGGTCTCTTGAACCATAATTGGTTTGCGGATTTGTATGAAATATGCAATAACGATCCCTTTCGTAGAAAGATCCTCCTTGTGGATCATTATGATCAGGGTGAGCAGTGGCTGAATTGGATAACAAAGGAACACGGCCCACTTTTAGGTGTGGAAACAGAAACGTTAAGGTCACTCGTTGTGAAGCGGACCAAACCGGAACTGGTGAAACGAGGGCTTCATCTTTTAAATAGTAAACAGACGTTCTGGGTTGTCCAAAATCTTATGGTTGATATGGTAGAGCAACAGGATGAATACATAACAGTTGAGATGATTACACCAGGTATTGTTCAAAGCTTTCATCACGCGATTGAAGAACTCCGAGGGGCGGGGATTTGCGCTTCAGAGCTTTCTATCGCTGTTTTTGAACATGAGAAAAAAGGTCTCTACATCAATAAGTTACTCTCTCTATATGAACACTGGCTAGAACAGAATAATTCTACTGATTTTGCAGGTCTGCTTGATTACATACCAGAAGCTGATACAACCGCGAATAACCATCTCTTCATCCTTAGAGATTTGGGGCGGTTCTCTTCTGTGGAGAAAGAAATGCTGAATCGCATCGCTGGAGATAGACTGCTCATTCTTCCGCAAACTGGGGCTTTCCCGTCATCCCTGCAGAATGGTGATCATGTTGCTGTTCAGCTGTACCATGCCACAGGAACTTTAGCTGAGATTCGCGAAGCATTACGACGTATCTGCAATCAAGTTAATTCTTTCGATCAAGCAGAAATCGTTGTTTCTAATTATGAGGCTTATTGTTCAACGATATATACGCTCAGCCAAGCTCTCGATATTCCTTGTACATTTTCCCAAGGTCTGCCCGTCACTTATACAAAGGTCGGAAAGGCTGCGCTGGTTTATCTCGAATGGCTGGAATGCAACTACGATGTAGAGTGCTTACTTAAGGCTCTTCGGCACGATTATATATCAATTCTTCAACTTGGAGAACCCGTGGATCAGGCTGATCTCATCCTTGCTTTGGAGCAAAGCGGAATTGGTTGGGGAAGAGAACGGTATTCCATGTTAGAGGCCGCAGATAATGCTGAGTTAAAGGGTAAACACATTGAAGCGACTAGGTTGTTAGATCTGGCGTTTAAAGGATTGTTTCAAAAAGTGCCTGATTCGCGTCAAGTAACGTGGACTCCTATGGTGATTTTGCACGCATTGATAGATTTTCTTGAAAAACACACCGTTCCGAACAGTGATGCTGACTCATACGTTATCACTGAACTGATCGATCAAATGAAGCTGCAGGAGGTTGTCTCTCCACGTACATTGTCCAGCGAGACCGCGCTGCGTTATGTAAAAGAAATGGTAGAGGGTATTCGTATCTCTGGTAGCGGACCCTCTTGCGGAAAGCTGCATATTTCTTCGCTTCAAGATGGCGGCATATCGGGAAGAACTCAGACGTATATCCTAGGCATGAGTAATGAGGCTTGGTCCTTACAGCTCCGGCAGGATCCTGTATTACTGGATATGGAACGCAGGAATCTGGAGGGGTTACTCTTATCTACTGAGCGGACTGAGCATATTATTCGTGAACGTGAGACCCGATTAGGATTGCTATCAGGACAAGTTACATTGGGCTATTCCAGCTATGATCCGGCAGAGCAGAAGGAAACCATTCCGGCTTTTGCGTTATTACAGGCTGCTAGAATAGTGACGGACGATCCCCAGATGGATCTGACTGGACTAGGACAGGTACTGGGTAGACCGGTTGGATATATGTCGATTGACCCGAATGGAGAGCATTTGTTGGATGGGACGGATCGCTGGCTTGGACGGTTCCACACTGAGGGGAAACTGCAAAATGGCTTTTCATCAATACGTCAATCCTTTCCATTCGCCGCTAAGTTGGAACAAGCAGAGATGCGAATTAGCGAAGGAGCCCTATCAGAATATGAAGGAATGCTCTCGATGGATACCTTTGCGGTTCGTTATCTAAACAATCCTGAGACGTATATTAGTGTGACGCAGCTCGAACGATATGCGGAATGCCCCAAGAGGTTTTTCTTTTCCCAAGTACTGAAGCTCAGGGTAAAGGAGACTGCTGAATTCGATCGTTCCAAATGGCTGGATGCGGCTAGCAGAGGCAGCTTGCTTCACAGTATCTTTTACCTCTATCTGAAAGAGATGGCTGCAGGTTCTATACATGAGGATAGGCTTAAGCATGATGAACACAGGCTTCAGGAAATCACAGAGCAGGTCATCCGTGAGTATGAAGCGAAGGTGCCGCCGCCAACTCCCCATATTTATCATAAAGAATGCGATTCGCTGCGACGTGATGTCGCCATTTTTTATCAGATGGAGCAGAAAGCTCAGGGACGGCCACGTTTTTTTGAGCTCGAATTGACATTAGACGGACAACCCATGAGCGTCAGGCTGGATAATGGTCTTGTCATTAGAATGAAGGGATTTGTGGACAGGGTTGATGAGATCGGGCCGCACAAGTACAAGATCTATGATTACAAAACAGGCAGTCCGGCGAAGTATGACGAGAATGAGTATTTCTCACAGGGGACGCAACTGCAGCATGCGCTGTATGCAGTTGCGGTTGAACAGTGGCTTAAGCATACCAGTATGGACCCGGAGGCGCGTGTGGTAGAGTCAGCCTATTACTTCCCAACGGAACGAGGCAAAGGCGATGAAGTATCCCGGGTTCAAAATAAGACGGCTGAGCTTTCGGAGTTAGTGGGACATTTATTAGCTTCGATGGAGTCAGGAACATTTACTGCAACAACAGAGTCGAAACGATGTTCCTATTGCGATTATGGAGCGGTGTGCAAGAATGAATCAGAACGTACGAAGGCAAAATGGAATTTAGAACCCAATAGTCCATTGCTTTACCATATCAAGGAGGTAGAGCGTTTTGGTTGATGATAGGGCGGCCAGAGAGCGAATTGCAGAGATACTAGACCGGACGTTGATGGTGGAAGCAGGGGCTGGATCGGGGAAGACAACATCACTCGTTGGCCGAATGATTGCTCTGATAGAGTCAGGAAATGCCATGGCTGAGCAGATTGCTGCCATTACGTTCACACGGAAAGCAGCGGATGAGCTGAAGAGCAGGTTCAGATTGGAGCTGGAGCGGCGGATCCGTAAGGCGATTGAACCGCAGAAGGCTCTGTTGCAGCGTGCTTTACAGGAGATCGATCGGTGCTATATTGGCACAATTCATTCTTTTTGCGGCAGACTGCTTAGGGAGAGACCGATTGAGGCGAGACTGGATCCCATGTTCCGTGAGATTGAAGAAGATGAAGCTAACTTATTGCAGGACCAATGCTGGGATGAGTATCTGGTGAGCTTGATCGAGAACGGCCAGGAAAATGGGATGGCGGACCTTGCGTCCTTGCATGTAAACGTGGAGGACCTACGCCAGGTATATAAACGGGTATGCGGCTATACCGATGTACACATTGAGACGGTTGCCGCTCCTAGACCTGACTTTGCCCTTATTCGCTTATCTCTGCCGCAGATGATAGCAGAAGCTGGGCATTACATTCCAACACAGAAGCCTGCACAAGGCTGGGACGCGCTGCAGACAATGGTTCGTGATGGCCGAAGATTACTTATACTACACGGACTTGATGATGATATGCGTATACTGCAGCTCGCATTGATGTTTGAGCGAAAAATCAATGTTACCTTAAACAGGTGGACAGACAGTGCTATGGCAAAGGAATACAAAATTATGTTCATGGAATGGCAAAGCCGCGTCTTGTGTCCCTTCCTTGGTGCTTGGCGGGAGTATCTATATCCGCAGTTGATTGATTTTGTCAGACCAGCTGTTGCTTATGGAGCACACAAGCGAAACGAACTAGGCGTTCTGGACTTTCAGGATCTGCTGATGCGGGCAACAGCGTTACTCCGTGAGCATGAGCATGTACGGCTATTTTTTGCTACTCGTTATACACGTCTGTTCGTAGATGAATTTCAGGACACTGATCCCATTCAGGCAGAGCTCATGTTTCTGCTGACAGGTGATGATCCGAAAGAAGCGAATTGGAGACGGATCACTCCCAAACCAGGTTCTTTATTTATTGTGGGTGACCCGAAACAATCTATTTACCGGTTCCGGCGCGCGGATATTTCTACCTATAATTGGGTCAAAAACAAGATCAGTTCCTGTGGCGAGGTCCTGCAGCTAAGTGCGAACTTTCGCTCAATCCACCATCTTGGGCAATTCACAAATGATGAATTTAATGCCCGGTTTCCAGAGGCTGAATCTGAACATCAGGCGGCTTTTGTACATATGGATACACGAACGACTAATCCGGAGAACGGTGTACAGCATGGAGTCTACACAATGACTTATGCGAAAATGGCTGGAGGCCAGGCGGCGATTGCCGAAGCGGATGCAGACCGGGCTGCTCGTTATATTGCCTGGGCTTGCAGTGGTCAACTGAAGATTCAGGAGAAGCAGCCGGGAAGTGACGGTGGCTTCCTTGTAAGGGATGCAACTCCAAGTGATTTCCTGG
This window encodes:
- a CDS encoding PD-(D/E)XK nuclease family protein, which codes for MNHNWFADLYEICNNDPFRRKILLVDHYDQGEQWLNWITKEHGPLLGVETETLRSLVVKRTKPELVKRGLHLLNSKQTFWVVQNLMVDMVEQQDEYITVEMITPGIVQSFHHAIEELRGAGICASELSIAVFEHEKKGLYINKLLSLYEHWLEQNNSTDFAGLLDYIPEADTTANNHLFILRDLGRFSSVEKEMLNRIAGDRLLILPQTGAFPSSLQNGDHVAVQLYHATGTLAEIREALRRICNQVNSFDQAEIVVSNYEAYCSTIYTLSQALDIPCTFSQGLPVTYTKVGKAALVYLEWLECNYDVECLLKALRHDYISILQLGEPVDQADLILALEQSGIGWGRERYSMLEAADNAELKGKHIEATRLLDLAFKGLFQKVPDSRQVTWTPMVILHALIDFLEKHTVPNSDADSYVITELIDQMKLQEVVSPRTLSSETALRYVKEMVEGIRISGSGPSCGKLHISSLQDGGISGRTQTYILGMSNEAWSLQLRQDPVLLDMERRNLEGLLLSTERTEHIIRERETRLGLLSGQVTLGYSSYDPAEQKETIPAFALLQAARIVTDDPQMDLTGLGQVLGRPVGYMSIDPNGEHLLDGTDRWLGRFHTEGKLQNGFSSIRQSFPFAAKLEQAEMRISEGALSEYEGMLSMDTFAVRYLNNPETYISVTQLERYAECPKRFFFSQVLKLRVKETAEFDRSKWLDAASRGSLLHSIFYLYLKEMAAGSIHEDRLKHDEHRLQEITEQVIREYEAKVPPPTPHIYHKECDSLRRDVAIFYQMEQKAQGRPRFFELELTLDGQPMSVRLDNGLVIRMKGFVDRVDEIGPHKYKIYDYKTGSPAKYDENEYFSQGTQLQHALYAVAVEQWLKHTSMDPEARVVESAYYFPTERGKGDEVSRVQNKTAELSELVGHLLASMESGTFTATTESKRCSYCDYGAVCKNESERTKAKWNLEPNSPLLYHIKEVERFG